A window of the Deinococcus gobiensis I-0 genome harbors these coding sequences:
- a CDS encoding HD-GYP domain-containing protein, translating to MFRLRPWIVLLLLVMTGVVAYASYRQAGGLLLGASLVFALASWSLGGALRWASLVLYPAAFLLSLALPGARLSPDDLAGALLGVLGLGYLTVTQQAAYEDRHWQARVVQALRGCSQRLASAHSPEAIMRAGTEIMEQLRAAPHVAFVAYRGGAPYILAASGLFRTQMDRPLQPSDNDSRSVQADHWVAEQGLSLLPRAERRQHYVVPIEGEQGAPLGLLLLARPGDVPFRQSEKEVVGAFSQLLGAHLGQGQAIAELRDANELTLRALGAALERRDDETGGHTQRVTNLSVRLARRLGWDETQIKALRWGAYLHDLGKIAIADSILHKPGPLDAEERRAVQRHPMVGYDILQDLHFLPAETLDLVRYHHERWDGGGYPAGLRGHNIPETARLFAIVDVYDALTYPRPYKAAWPVERALDEIVDQAGRHFDPQYVEAFVRLVRSRDDARLVR from the coding sequence GTGTTTCGCCTCCGGCCATGGATCGTGTTGCTGCTGCTGGTCATGACCGGAGTGGTGGCCTACGCGAGCTACCGGCAGGCGGGTGGCCTGCTGCTCGGGGCCTCGTTGGTGTTCGCTCTGGCGAGCTGGAGCCTGGGCGGGGCGCTGCGGTGGGCGTCACTGGTGCTGTACCCGGCCGCCTTCCTGCTGTCGTTGGCGCTGCCCGGCGCGCGGCTCTCGCCCGACGACCTCGCTGGGGCGCTGCTGGGGGTGCTGGGGCTGGGCTACCTGACGGTCACGCAGCAGGCGGCCTACGAGGACCGGCACTGGCAGGCGCGGGTCGTTCAGGCGCTGCGCGGCTGCTCGCAGCGGTTGGCGAGTGCCCACAGCCCCGAAGCGATCATGCGTGCAGGTACCGAGATCATGGAGCAGTTGCGGGCCGCGCCGCACGTCGCCTTCGTGGCCTACCGGGGCGGCGCGCCGTACATCCTGGCGGCCTCGGGGCTGTTCCGCACGCAGATGGACCGGCCGCTGCAACCCAGCGACAACGACAGCCGCAGCGTGCAGGCCGACCACTGGGTGGCCGAGCAGGGGCTGTCGCTGCTGCCGCGCGCCGAGCGCCGCCAGCATTACGTCGTGCCCATCGAGGGCGAGCAGGGCGCGCCGTTGGGCCTGCTGCTGCTCGCCCGGCCCGGCGACGTGCCCTTTCGCCAGAGCGAGAAGGAAGTCGTCGGGGCCTTCTCGCAGCTGCTGGGCGCGCACCTGGGGCAGGGGCAGGCCATCGCCGAGCTGCGTGACGCCAACGAACTGACCCTGCGGGCGCTGGGGGCCGCGCTGGAACGCCGCGACGACGAGACCGGCGGCCACACCCAGCGCGTGACCAACCTGAGCGTGCGCCTCGCGCGGCGTCTGGGCTGGGACGAAACCCAGATCAAGGCGCTGCGCTGGGGCGCGTACCTGCACGACTTGGGCAAGATCGCCATTGCCGACAGCATCCTGCACAAGCCCGGTCCCCTGGACGCCGAGGAGCGCCGCGCCGTCCAGCGCCACCCGATGGTGGGCTACGACATCCTTCAGGACCTGCACTTCCTGCCCGCCGAGACCCTGGACCTCGTGCGCTACCACCACGAGCGCTGGGACGGCGGAGGTTACCCGGCGGGACTTCGTGGCCACAACATCCCCGAGACGGCGCGGCTTTTCGCCATCGTGGACGTGTACGACGCCCTGACCTACCCGCGACCCTACAAGGCCGCGTGGCCGGTCGAGCGCGCCCTCGACGAGATCGTGGACCAGGCCGGGCGGCACTTCGACCCGCAGTACGTCGAAGCCTTCGTGCGGCTGGTGCGTTCGCGCGACGACGCCCGACTGGTGCGCTGA
- a CDS encoding carbohydrate kinase family protein produces the protein MTSPLPLIVSAGEALTDLVTAGGNTWEAHPGGAGWNVARACARLGVPSAFAGAVGQDNFGDDLLAGSLEAGLDPRFLQRAIAPTLLAVVYSKSPPAYRFLGENSADLHFDPALLPDGWLGAARWLHLGGISLARWPLADTLLGVLAQARAAGVKISFDPNARITHHHPDYRAVFTKVIRQSDLLKFSDEDLVFFFPGRSEEDALRELRGMNAQAPIVITRGAAGASLYHAAGRADLPTVPVTVADTVGAGDALCAGLLVSATERPEARWTEHLALGLRAAAVACSHAGAYAPTREDLARLG, from the coding sequence ATGACCAGCCCGCTGCCCCTGATCGTGAGTGCCGGAGAAGCCCTGACCGACCTCGTCACCGCCGGGGGCAATACCTGGGAGGCCCACCCGGGCGGCGCGGGCTGGAACGTGGCGCGCGCCTGCGCCCGGCTGGGGGTGCCCAGCGCCTTCGCGGGCGCGGTGGGCCAGGACAACTTCGGCGACGACCTGCTGGCCGGGTCGCTGGAGGCGGGCCTGGACCCCCGCTTTCTCCAGCGGGCCATCGCGCCCACGCTGCTCGCGGTGGTCTACAGCAAGTCGCCGCCCGCCTACCGCTTTCTGGGCGAGAACAGCGCCGACCTGCACTTCGACCCCGCCCTGCTGCCCGACGGCTGGCTGGGCGCGGCGCGCTGGCTGCACCTGGGCGGCATCAGCCTGGCGCGCTGGCCGCTGGCCGACACCCTGCTGGGCGTGCTCGCGCAGGCCCGCGCCGCCGGGGTCAAGATCAGCTTCGACCCCAACGCACGCATCACGCACCACCACCCCGATTACCGGGCCGTGTTCACCAAGGTGATCCGGCAGTCGGACCTCCTGAAATTCAGCGACGAGGACCTCGTGTTCTTCTTTCCCGGCCGCAGCGAGGAAGACGCCCTGCGCGAGCTGCGCGGCATGAACGCCCAGGCCCCCATCGTGATCACGCGCGGGGCGGCGGGCGCGAGCCTGTACCACGCGGCGGGCCGCGCCGACCTGCCGACCGTGCCCGTCACGGTGGCCGACACGGTGGGGGCGGGCGACGCCCTGTGCGCCGGGCTGCTGGTGAGCGCCACCGAGCGCCCCGAGGCCCGCTGGACCGAGCACCTCGCCCTGGGGCTGCGCGCCGCCGCCGTGGCCTGCTCGCACGCCGGGGCCTACGCGCCCACCCGCGAGGACCTGGCCCGGCTGGGCTAG
- a CDS encoding SDR family NAD(P)-dependent oxidoreductase translates to MTNDAPPSGPLNVVVTGAARGIGRAVAELYAERGHHVLSADLNLPPVLAGGGRGKQPRIKADISTAAGRTRLARAAHELGQVHVLVNNAAYQGAHGSVLEVSERGWARTLSVNLTAPLLLTRELIGLMPHGAAVVNVASVQGLFAEQNNAAYNSSKGGLVNLTRAMALDLAPHGVRVNAIAPGAISTEGVLEAIASSEDPEQTRRDYEDLHALRRMGTPREAAQVVYFLGSAEASFLTGAIVPVDGGMTASFMMAGRPV, encoded by the coding sequence ATGACCAACGACGCCCCCCCCTCCGGCCCTCTCAACGTCGTCGTGACCGGCGCGGCGCGCGGCATCGGCCGGGCGGTCGCCGAACTGTACGCCGAGCGCGGCCACCATGTCCTGAGCGCCGATCTGAACCTGCCCCCCGTGCTGGCCGGGGGCGGGCGCGGCAAGCAGCCCCGCATCAAGGCCGACATCTCGACCGCCGCCGGGCGGACCCGGTTGGCCCGCGCCGCCCACGAGCTGGGACAGGTGCATGTCCTGGTGAACAACGCCGCCTATCAGGGCGCGCACGGCAGCGTGCTGGAGGTCAGCGAGCGCGGCTGGGCCCGCACCCTGAGCGTGAACCTCACTGCGCCGCTGCTGCTCACGCGCGAGCTGATCGGCCTGATGCCGCACGGCGCGGCGGTCGTGAACGTCGCCAGCGTGCAGGGCCTGTTCGCCGAACAGAACAATGCCGCCTACAACTCCAGCAAGGGCGGGCTCGTGAACCTCACGCGGGCGATGGCGCTGGACCTCGCGCCGCACGGGGTCCGGGTCAACGCCATCGCGCCGGGGGCCATCAGCACCGAGGGCGTGCTGGAAGCGATCGCCAGCAGCGAGGACCCCGAACAGACCCGGCGCGACTACGAGGACCTGCATGCCCTGCGCCGCATGGGTACGCCGCGCGAGGCCGCGCAGGTCGTGTATTTTCTCGGCAGCGCCGAGGCCAGCTTCCTGACTGGGGCCATCGTGCCGGTGGACGGCGGCATGACCGCGAGCTTCATGATGGCGGGCCGCCCGGTGTAG
- a CDS encoding disulfide bond formation protein B: MSRDNRLYAAWVVALVATLGSLYFSEVRGFNPCVLCWYQRICMYPLALLLGVAAFRGDLGIRAYALPLAVVGWLTALYQNAETWGWVPVLKACTTNPAASCGTPWPVWGVGNDALNTTITIPVLSMIAFTLIIALLSWRRVARTTADQTVAAQA, encoded by the coding sequence ATGAGCCGCGACAACCGCCTGTACGCCGCCTGGGTCGTGGCCCTGGTCGCCACGCTGGGCAGCCTGTATTTCAGCGAGGTGCGGGGCTTCAACCCCTGCGTCCTGTGCTGGTACCAGCGCATCTGCATGTATCCGCTCGCGCTTCTGCTGGGCGTCGCGGCCTTCCGGGGGGACCTGGGCATCCGGGCCTACGCCCTGCCGCTGGCCGTCGTCGGCTGGCTGACCGCGCTGTACCAGAACGCGGAGACCTGGGGCTGGGTGCCGGTCCTCAAGGCCTGCACCACCAACCCTGCCGCCTCCTGCGGCACGCCCTGGCCGGTGTGGGGTGTGGGCAACGACGCCCTGAACACCACCATCACCATCCCGGTCCTGAGCATGATCGCCTTTACCCTCATCATCGCCCTGCTGAGCTGGCGCCGGGTGGCCCGCACGACCGCAGACCAGACGGTGGCTGCACAGGCGTAA
- a CDS encoding DsbA family protein — MTRLSGNNQNRSVLLIGTVIAVVLVALALFAVRGRPAGGAANTSTVNFNYASLPYAGQESAPVNLLVVEDFKCPVCKQFEETVAPELRTKYVDSGQAKMYALVWPFLAQVVGLPTDDSKIAAQAGKCVYDQRGNDGFGAYKSILFRAQGDERTVWATKDRLKELAQNVEGLDQTAFATCLDSDATAARVDADEKQANDAKVSGTPTVFVNGKVVTGSNGQNSWQLADISAAIDAAKQ; from the coding sequence ATGACCCGACTGTCCGGAAACAACCAGAACCGCTCCGTGCTGCTCATCGGCACGGTCATCGCCGTCGTTCTCGTCGCGTTGGCCCTGTTCGCGGTGCGCGGCCGTCCGGCCGGCGGCGCGGCGAACACGAGCACCGTGAATTTTAACTACGCCTCGCTGCCCTACGCCGGGCAGGAAAGCGCGCCTGTCAACCTGCTGGTCGTCGAGGACTTCAAATGCCCGGTGTGCAAGCAGTTCGAGGAAACGGTGGCGCCCGAGCTGCGCACCAAGTACGTGGACAGCGGTCAGGCCAAGATGTACGCGCTCGTGTGGCCCTTCCTGGCGCAGGTCGTGGGCCTGCCCACCGACGACAGCAAGATCGCGGCCCAGGCCGGCAAGTGCGTGTACGACCAGCGCGGCAACGACGGCTTTGGCGCCTACAAGTCCATCCTGTTCCGCGCGCAGGGCGACGAGCGCACCGTGTGGGCCACCAAGGACCGCCTCAAGGAACTGGCCCAGAACGTCGAAGGCCTCGACCAGACCGCCTTCGCCACCTGCCTGGACAGCGACGCCACCGCCGCGCGCGTGGACGCCGACGAGAAGCAGGCCAACGACGCGAAGGTGAGCGGCACACCCACCGTATTCGTCAACGGCAAGGTCGTGACGGGCAGCAACGGCCAGAACAGCTGGCAGCTCGCCGACATCAGCGCCGCCATCGACGCCGCCAAGCAGTGA
- the uvrA gene encoding excinuclease ABC subunit UvrA: protein MQNNLIVRGAREHNLKDITVELPRDRFVVITGVSGSGKSTLAFDTIYAEGQRRYVESLSAYARQFLGLMEKPDVDSITGLSPAISIDQKTTSHNPRSTVGTVTEVHDYLRLLYARVGTPYCPICGRKIEKQSPSEITDRLLEEFTDKRAILLAPVVRGRKGEYRKLFGELRREGFARVRVDGTLYELDEAEKLKLEKFEKHDVDVVIDRVTLRAGDRSRIAESVELGLRRGEGLLRVLMPDAGKNSAGEEDGGPHEELYSEKFACPEHGSVLEELEPRSFSFNNPYGACPDCAGLGSKQEFSPDLVIDDKLSIAAGAILPWTKKGADAGVYYWDKLQALAEHLGFDLKTPWHELPARAQKAVLYGPGEPFEVVYRRGGKETMRFMTEFEGVMTNLERRFADTESDFMREKLEELMELRPCPTCGGTRYKPEILAVRVGGLNIAQASGMSVLEADAFFRELQDGLLDHERIAPFLKDHLGGTARAHGPLHYEYSLNGFGAAVAAPILRAIRTRLKFLVDVGLDYLSLDRTANTLSGGEAQRIRLATQVGSGLTGVLYVLDEPSIGLHPKDNGRLIGTLKNLRDLGNTLIVVEHDEDTMVEADYLVDMGPGAGVHGGQVIAVGTPAEVRDNPESLTGKYLRGELKIEVPAQRRRGNGKRLKVFGAREHNLQNVDLDLPLGTMTVVTGPSGSGKSTLIHDILHASLARELNGAKTNPGRFDRIEGMEHLDKVIEIDQSPIGRTPRSNPATYTGIFTEIRDLFTRTPEARRRGYLAGRFSFNVKGGRCEHCKGDGVMKIEMNFLPDIYVPCEVCKGARYNRETLEVKYNAKSIADVLDMTVEDARGFFEAIPAIERKLSLLCDVGLGYMRVGQPSTTLSGGEAQRIKLATELSKRATGKTIYILDEPTTGLHFEDVRRLMDVLDRLTDGGNTLVVIEHNLDVMKRADWIVDLGPEGGVRGGTVVATGTPEELAAHPTSYTGEYLRKLPGIVPAAPKEEAQPEAVLAAPAGRGRSQKGRAKTGAA from the coding sequence TTGCAGAACAACCTGATCGTGCGCGGCGCGCGGGAACACAACCTCAAGGACATCACGGTGGAGCTGCCGCGCGACCGTTTCGTGGTGATCACCGGCGTGTCGGGCAGCGGCAAGAGCACGCTGGCCTTCGACACCATCTATGCCGAGGGCCAGCGCCGCTACGTCGAGTCGCTGTCGGCCTACGCCCGGCAGTTCCTGGGCCTGATGGAAAAGCCGGATGTGGACAGCATCACGGGGCTGTCGCCGGCCATCTCCATCGACCAGAAGACCACGAGCCACAACCCCCGCTCGACGGTGGGCACCGTGACGGAGGTCCACGACTACCTGCGGCTGCTGTACGCCCGCGTGGGCACGCCGTACTGCCCCATCTGCGGGCGCAAGATCGAGAAGCAGTCGCCCAGCGAGATCACCGACCGGCTGCTGGAGGAATTCACCGACAAACGCGCCATCCTGCTGGCCCCGGTCGTGCGCGGGCGCAAGGGCGAGTACCGCAAGCTGTTCGGCGAGCTGCGACGTGAGGGCTTCGCGCGCGTGCGCGTGGACGGCACGCTCTACGAACTCGACGAGGCCGAGAAACTCAAGCTGGAGAAGTTCGAGAAGCACGACGTGGACGTGGTCATCGACCGCGTGACCCTGCGCGCCGGGGACCGCAGCCGCATCGCCGAGAGCGTCGAGCTGGGCCTGCGCCGGGGCGAGGGCCTGCTGCGCGTCCTGATGCCGGATGCAGGCAAAAACAGCGCCGGCGAGGAGGACGGTGGCCCCCACGAGGAACTGTACTCGGAGAAGTTCGCCTGTCCGGAACACGGCAGCGTGCTCGAGGAACTCGAACCGCGATCGTTCTCGTTCAACAACCCCTACGGCGCGTGCCCCGACTGCGCGGGCCTGGGCAGCAAGCAGGAATTCAGCCCCGACCTCGTCATCGACGACAAGCTCAGCATCGCCGCCGGGGCCATCCTCCCCTGGACGAAAAAGGGCGCCGACGCGGGCGTGTACTACTGGGACAAATTGCAGGCGCTGGCCGAGCACCTGGGCTTCGACCTCAAGACGCCCTGGCACGAGCTGCCCGCCAGGGCGCAGAAGGCCGTGCTGTACGGCCCCGGCGAGCCCTTCGAGGTCGTGTACCGGCGGGGCGGCAAGGAAACCATGCGCTTCATGACCGAGTTCGAGGGCGTGATGACCAACCTGGAGCGGCGCTTCGCCGACACCGAGTCGGACTTCATGCGCGAGAAGCTCGAGGAACTTATGGAGCTGCGCCCCTGCCCCACCTGCGGCGGCACGCGCTACAAGCCCGAGATCCTGGCGGTGCGGGTCGGCGGCCTGAATATCGCCCAGGCGAGCGGCATGAGCGTGCTGGAGGCCGACGCCTTCTTCCGGGAGTTGCAAGACGGCCTGCTGGACCACGAGCGCATCGCGCCCTTCCTGAAGGACCACCTGGGGGGTACGGCGCGGGCGCACGGGCCGCTGCACTACGAGTACAGCCTGAACGGTTTCGGCGCGGCGGTCGCGGCCCCGATCCTGCGGGCGATCCGCACCCGCCTGAAGTTCCTGGTGGACGTGGGCCTGGACTACCTGTCGCTGGACCGCACCGCCAACACCCTCTCGGGCGGCGAGGCGCAGCGCATCCGGCTGGCGACGCAGGTCGGCTCGGGCCTGACCGGCGTGCTGTACGTGCTCGACGAGCCGAGCATCGGCCTGCACCCCAAGGACAACGGCCGCCTCATCGGTACGCTGAAGAACCTGCGCGACCTGGGCAACACCCTCATCGTCGTCGAGCACGACGAGGACACCATGGTCGAGGCCGACTACCTCGTGGACATGGGGCCCGGCGCGGGCGTGCACGGCGGGCAGGTCATCGCGGTGGGCACGCCCGCCGAGGTGCGCGACAACCCCGAGAGCCTGACCGGCAAGTACCTGCGCGGCGAGCTGAAGATCGAGGTGCCCGCGCAGCGTCGCCGGGGCAATGGCAAGCGCCTGAAGGTGTTCGGGGCGCGCGAGCATAACCTGCAAAACGTGGACCTCGACCTGCCGCTGGGCACCATGACGGTCGTGACCGGTCCCTCGGGCAGCGGCAAGAGCACGCTGATCCACGACATCCTGCACGCCTCGCTGGCGCGCGAGCTGAACGGGGCCAAGACCAACCCCGGCAGATTCGACCGCATCGAGGGCATGGAGCACCTGGACAAGGTCATCGAGATCGACCAGTCGCCCATCGGCCGCACGCCGCGCAGCAACCCGGCGACCTACACGGGCATCTTCACCGAGATCCGCGACCTGTTCACCCGCACGCCCGAGGCGCGGCGGCGCGGATATCTGGCCGGACGCTTCTCGTTCAACGTCAAGGGCGGGCGCTGCGAGCACTGCAAGGGCGACGGGGTCATGAAGATCGAGATGAACTTCCTGCCCGACATCTACGTGCCCTGCGAGGTGTGCAAGGGCGCGCGCTACAACCGCGAGACCCTGGAAGTGAAGTACAACGCCAAGAGCATCGCCGACGTGCTGGACATGACGGTCGAGGACGCGCGCGGCTTTTTCGAGGCGATTCCGGCCATCGAGCGCAAGCTCAGCCTGCTGTGCGACGTGGGCCTGGGCTACATGCGCGTGGGGCAGCCCAGCACCACGCTGTCGGGCGGCGAGGCGCAGCGCATCAAGCTGGCGACCGAGCTGAGCAAGCGCGCCACCGGCAAGACCATCTACATCCTCGACGAGCCGACGACAGGGCTGCACTTCGAGGACGTGCGCCGCCTGATGGACGTGCTCGACCGCCTGACCGACGGCGGCAACACCCTGGTCGTGATCGAGCACAACCTCGACGTGATGAAGCGCGCCGACTGGATCGTGGACCTCGGCCCGGAAGGCGGCGTGCGCGGCGGCACCGTCGTGGCGACCGGCACGCCCGAGGAGCTCGCCGCCCACCCCACGAGCTACACCGGCGAGTACCTGCGCAAGCTGCCGGGGATCGTTCCCGCCGCGCCGAAGGAGGAGGCCCAGCCGGAAGCGGTGCTGGCCGCCCCCGCCGGGCGCGGGCGTTCTCAGAAGGGGCGTGCTAAAACGGGAGCAGCATGA
- a CDS encoding ABC transporter substrate-binding protein, whose amino-acid sequence MRKMYVGLGLGLLLGSVSWGSAVTLTVDCGAGTGYELCQQGVNRWAKQTGNSAKFFESPNNSGDHLGVIQQQLAAKSSDIDVYLLDIVWPGLLVDQLVNLTGKVPAAEVNRHFKGIVDANTVDGKLVSLPWFTDAGLLYYRTDLMKKYGYSAPPKTWTELAAMAKKVQDDEQKTNKTFVGYVWQGKNYEGLTCDALEWISSFGGGAIVDAGGKVTINNARAASALDAAAAWVNTISPKGVTTYDEEASRGIFQSGNALFMRNWPYAWANGQSDDSKVKGKIAVAPLPAGPGGKPAATLGGWNMGVNLYSKNQEAAISLIRYMTGPAEQKIRAIEGSYNPTIQSLYRDKDVTAKNPFMGQLESVFTGAVARPSGPTKAKYNQVSQAFANSVTSVLTGKAKGQAAVAKLAADLSRIKGRGW is encoded by the coding sequence ATGCGGAAAATGTATGTGGGATTGGGGTTGGGCCTGTTGCTCGGAAGCGTGTCCTGGGGCAGCGCCGTGACCCTCACCGTGGACTGCGGGGCCGGCACCGGCTACGAACTGTGCCAGCAGGGCGTGAACCGCTGGGCCAAGCAGACCGGCAACAGCGCCAAGTTCTTCGAGAGCCCGAACAACAGCGGTGACCACCTCGGGGTCATCCAGCAGCAGCTCGCCGCCAAGAGCAGCGACATCGACGTGTATCTGCTCGACATCGTGTGGCCCGGCCTGCTCGTGGACCAGCTCGTGAACCTGACGGGCAAGGTGCCCGCCGCCGAGGTGAACCGTCACTTCAAGGGCATCGTGGACGCCAACACGGTGGACGGCAAACTGGTGTCGCTGCCCTGGTTCACCGACGCCGGGCTGCTGTACTACCGTACCGACCTCATGAAAAAGTACGGCTACAGCGCGCCTCCCAAGACCTGGACCGAACTCGCGGCGATGGCGAAAAAGGTGCAGGACGACGAGCAGAAGACCAACAAGACCTTCGTGGGCTACGTGTGGCAGGGCAAGAACTACGAGGGCCTGACCTGCGACGCCCTGGAGTGGATCTCCTCTTTCGGCGGCGGGGCCATCGTGGACGCCGGCGGCAAGGTGACCATCAACAACGCCAGGGCGGCCTCGGCCCTCGACGCGGCGGCGGCCTGGGTGAACACCATCAGCCCCAAGGGCGTCACGACCTACGATGAGGAAGCCTCGCGCGGCATCTTCCAGTCGGGCAACGCGCTGTTCATGCGCAACTGGCCCTACGCCTGGGCCAACGGCCAGAGCGACGACAGCAAGGTCAAGGGCAAGATCGCCGTCGCGCCCCTGCCCGCCGGCCCCGGTGGCAAGCCCGCCGCCACCCTCGGCGGCTGGAACATGGGCGTGAACCTGTACTCCAAGAACCAGGAAGCGGCCATCAGCCTCATCCGGTACATGACCGGCCCCGCCGAGCAGAAGATCCGCGCCATCGAGGGCAGCTACAACCCCACCATCCAGTCGCTGTACCGCGACAAGGACGTGACCGCGAAAAACCCCTTCATGGGCCAGCTCGAAAGCGTGTTTACAGGCGCGGTGGCCCGGCCGTCGGGGCCCACCAAGGCCAAGTACAACCAGGTCTCGCAGGCCTTCGCCAACAGCGTCACCTCGGTCCTCACCGGCAAGGCCAAGGGACAGGCCGCCGTCGCCAAGCTCGCCGCCGACCTCTCGCGCATCAAGGGCCGCGGCTGGTAG
- a CDS encoding FKBP-type peptidyl-prolyl cis-trans isomerase, whose translation MTQSELQIDKYQEGTGPVAEKGKTVSVHYTGTLENGKKFDSSRDRGEPIEFPLGVGYVIPGWDQGIAGMRVGDKARLTIPGHLAYGPQGIPGVIPPNATLIFDVELVGVR comes from the coding sequence ATGACCCAGTCCGAACTGCAAATCGACAAGTACCAAGAGGGCACCGGCCCGGTCGCCGAGAAGGGCAAGACCGTGAGCGTCCACTACACGGGCACGCTGGAAAACGGCAAGAAGTTCGATTCCAGCCGCGACCGGGGCGAGCCCATCGAATTCCCGCTGGGCGTCGGATACGTCATCCCCGGCTGGGACCAGGGCATCGCGGGCATGCGCGTGGGCGACAAGGCCCGCCTGACCATCCCCGGCCACCTCGCCTACGGCCCGCAGGGCATTCCCGGCGTCATCCCGCCCAACGCCACCCTGATCTTCGACGTGGAACTCGTGGGCGTGCGCTGA